The proteins below come from a single Pedobacter aquae genomic window:
- the glf gene encoding UDP-galactopyranose mutase, which yields MFDYLIVGAGFAGSVLAERLARVADKKVLLIDKRNHIAGNAYDHYDEAGILVHKYGPHIFHTNSKDVFDYLSEFTEWRNYQHRVLASVDGQMLPIPINLTTINNMYGLNLNSDELEDFFASRAEDVKQVKTSEDVVVAKVGRELYEKFFRGYTRKQWAMDPSELNASVTARVPTRTNKDDRYFTDTYQAMPLHGYTKMFEHMLNHPNIKIMLNTDYKEIIGEINYKKLIFTGPVDEYFDYCYGKLPYRSLAFKFETHDQEKFQETGTVNYPNDYAFTRISEFKYISGQKHHKTSIVYEFPQAEGDPYYPIPKEDNAALYDKYQALAKQLENTYFVGRLATYKYYNMDQVVAQALATFKNILKKEAEVTETLIE from the coding sequence GGCGCTGGTTTCGCAGGAAGCGTACTGGCCGAGCGTTTGGCTCGTGTAGCTGATAAAAAAGTTTTATTGATTGATAAAAGAAATCATATTGCTGGGAATGCTTATGACCATTATGATGAGGCAGGTATATTGGTTCATAAATATGGGCCTCATATTTTCCATACCAATAGTAAAGATGTGTTTGATTACCTTTCTGAGTTTACCGAATGGCGTAATTACCAACACCGCGTTTTGGCTAGTGTAGACGGGCAGATGCTTCCTATACCGATAAACCTTACAACCATCAATAACATGTATGGTTTAAACCTTAATTCTGATGAGTTAGAAGATTTTTTTGCCTCAAGGGCCGAAGATGTGAAACAAGTAAAAACCTCTGAAGATGTGGTGGTTGCCAAAGTAGGAAGGGAGCTTTATGAGAAATTTTTTAGAGGCTATACCCGTAAACAATGGGCAATGGATCCATCAGAACTTAATGCTTCTGTAACAGCTAGAGTGCCAACAAGAACCAATAAAGACGATAGGTATTTTACCGATACTTATCAGGCTATGCCGCTACATGGCTATACCAAAATGTTCGAGCACATGTTAAATCATCCGAATATAAAAATCATGTTAAATACAGATTATAAGGAGATTATAGGTGAGATTAATTACAAGAAGCTCATTTTTACAGGCCCGGTAGATGAATATTTTGATTATTGTTATGGTAAATTACCTTACCGTTCTTTAGCATTTAAGTTTGAAACGCATGACCAAGAAAAGTTTCAAGAAACCGGAACTGTAAACTATCCAAACGATTATGCTTTTACTCGAATTTCTGAGTTTAAGTATATCAGTGGGCAAAAGCATCATAAAACATCTATAGTGTACGAGTTTCCGCAGGCAGAAGGAGATCCCTATTATCCTATCCCTAAAGAAGATAATGCGGCTTTATATGACAAATATCAAGCTTTAGCTAAGCAACTAGAGAATACTTATTTCGTAGGGCGTTTAGCCACTTATAAATATTACAATATGGATCAGGTAGTGGCGCAAGCCTTGGCTACTTTTAAAAATATCCTGAAAAAAGAAGCAGAAGTTACCGAAACTTTAATAGAATAA